In Liquorilactobacillus nagelii DSM 13675, the following proteins share a genomic window:
- a CDS encoding gluconeogenesis factor YvcK family protein, which yields MIRYSNKRPRPQIVVIGGGTGLPVILKAFRRQNADITAVVTVADDGGSSGIIRNYINVVPPGDIRNVLVALSNLPEIYQNIFQYRFKSKDQFFSGHAIGNLIIAALSEMNGDGIFNAVQELAKMMKVDGHVYPVANESLILHAAFNDGTKIAGEAEITAAAKTIDHVWVSSTENKQPAAVPEVIDAIMHADQIVLGPGSLFTSILPNLMISNVGQAVCQTQAEVVYICNIMTQKGETEHFSDADHVAVLHHHLQKKFIDTVLVNTEPVPHDYLDHQKYDEYLYQVKHDFNGLRSQGCRVISDNFLELRNHGVFHNGGQVVDELMRLTSRPLSWIDNEFN from the coding sequence ATGATACGTTATTCAAATAAACGACCACGTCCTCAAATCGTAGTGATTGGAGGAGGCACAGGGTTACCGGTGATTTTGAAAGCCTTTCGGCGTCAAAATGCTGACATCACGGCTGTAGTAACTGTGGCTGATGACGGTGGATCTTCGGGAATTATTCGAAATTATATTAACGTTGTGCCGCCAGGAGATATTCGAAATGTTTTAGTGGCTTTATCAAATCTACCAGAAATTTATCAGAATATTTTTCAATATCGCTTTAAATCTAAGGATCAGTTCTTTTCGGGTCATGCAATTGGCAATTTGATTATTGCAGCTTTGTCAGAAATGAATGGTGATGGGATTTTTAACGCGGTCCAAGAGCTAGCAAAAATGATGAAAGTTGATGGGCATGTTTACCCGGTTGCTAATGAGTCATTAATCTTGCATGCAGCTTTTAATGATGGTACTAAAATTGCTGGAGAGGCTGAAATTACAGCTGCTGCTAAGACGATTGACCATGTTTGGGTTAGTTCAACTGAAAACAAACAACCAGCGGCAGTTCCAGAGGTAATTGATGCAATCATGCATGCTGATCAAATTGTTTTGGGCCCGGGAAGCCTATTTACCAGTATTTTACCAAATTTAATGATTTCAAATGTTGGTCAGGCAGTTTGTCAAACCCAAGCCGAGGTTGTCTATATTTGCAATATTATGACGCAAAAAGGTGAAACCGAACATTTTTCGGATGCTGACCATGTAGCAGTTTTACACCATCATTTGCAAAAAAAATTCATCGATACTGTTTTAGTTAATACTGAACCAGTTCCACATGATTATTTAGATCATCAAAAGTATGACGAATATCTTTATCAAGTCAAACATGATTTTAATGGATTACGGTCACAAGGCTGTCGGGTGATTTCTGATAATTTTCTCGAACTACGTAATCATGGTGTTTTTCATAATGGAGGACAAGTTGTTGATGAATTAATGCGATTAACTAGTCGACCTTTATCATGGATTGACAATGAATTTAACTAA
- the uvrB gene encoding excinuclease ABC subunit UvrB, which yields MIERQTNRKFELVSQYQPTGDQPEAIQQLTAGIRTGEQAQVLLGATGTGKTFTISNVIAQVNKPTLVLAHNKTLAGQLYGEFKEFFPHNAVEYFVSYYDYYQPEAYVPSSDTYIEKDSSINDEIDKLRHSATSSLLERNDVIVVASVSSIFGLGDPNEYQAHTLSLRTAETLERDQLLRQLVDIQFERNDIDFQRGRFRVHGDVVDIFPASRDERALRIEFFGDEIDRICEFDALTGEILAERDHVSIFPATHFMTNDQIMDQAITGIQSELKARLKTLHEKGKLLEAQRLEQRTTYDIEMLREMGYCSGIENYSRHMDGRKPGEPPYTLLDFFPKDFLLVVDESHVTMPQVRGMYNGDRARKQMLIDYGFRLPSALDNRPLTLEEFEQHINQIVYMSATPGPYELAQTKHVVQQIIRPTGLLDPLIEIRPIMGQMDDLVGEINLRIERNERVFVTTLTKKMAEDLTDYLKELQIKVAYLHSDVKTLERTKIVRDLRLGKYDVLVGINLLREGIDVPEVSLVAILDADKEGFLRSERSLVQTIGRAARNENGKVIMYADAITDSMQAAIDETKRRRTIQKAYNEKHQIIPHTIKKKIRDLISITKPIKQHEKASFTETEFADMTKAEQKQMLADLTEQMRAAAKKLDFEAAAALRDTILDLKSQSDS from the coding sequence ATGATCGAAAGACAAACGAATCGAAAATTTGAATTAGTTTCCCAGTATCAGCCAACTGGTGATCAGCCGGAAGCAATTCAACAATTGACAGCTGGAATCCGTACAGGTGAACAAGCACAAGTTTTATTAGGGGCAACGGGGACCGGCAAGACTTTTACGATTTCAAATGTAATTGCGCAAGTTAATAAGCCAACGTTGGTTTTGGCGCATAATAAAACCTTAGCCGGCCAGCTTTATGGCGAGTTCAAAGAATTTTTTCCGCATAATGCGGTTGAATATTTTGTTAGTTATTACGATTATTATCAGCCAGAAGCCTATGTGCCATCAAGTGATACCTATATTGAAAAAGATTCAAGCATCAATGATGAAATTGATAAATTGCGTCATTCTGCAACTAGTTCTTTATTAGAGCGTAATGACGTGATTGTTGTTGCTTCGGTTTCGTCAATTTTTGGCTTAGGTGATCCAAACGAATATCAGGCCCATACATTGTCTTTACGGACAGCGGAAACATTAGAGCGTGATCAGCTATTACGTCAATTGGTAGATATTCAATTTGAACGTAATGACATTGACTTTCAACGTGGTCGTTTTCGAGTTCACGGAGATGTGGTTGATATTTTTCCAGCTTCGCGTGATGAACGGGCTTTGCGTATTGAATTTTTCGGCGATGAGATTGATCGAATTTGTGAATTTGATGCTTTAACGGGTGAGATTCTAGCCGAACGAGATCATGTTTCTATTTTTCCGGCAACTCATTTTATGACTAATGATCAGATTATGGATCAGGCAATTACTGGTATTCAAAGTGAGTTAAAAGCTCGTTTAAAAACATTGCATGAAAAGGGCAAACTTCTGGAAGCTCAACGGTTAGAACAACGAACAACCTATGACATTGAAATGTTGCGGGAAATGGGATATTGTTCAGGAATTGAGAATTATTCCCGGCATATGGATGGTCGGAAACCAGGGGAACCGCCTTATACGTTGCTGGATTTTTTCCCAAAGGATTTTTTATTAGTAGTTGATGAGTCTCATGTTACAATGCCGCAGGTACGTGGAATGTATAATGGTGATCGGGCACGCAAACAGATGTTGATTGATTATGGCTTTCGGCTACCGAGTGCCTTAGATAACCGACCGCTAACACTTGAAGAATTTGAACAACATATTAATCAAATTGTTTATATGTCAGCTACTCCTGGTCCGTATGAGTTGGCCCAAACAAAACATGTTGTGCAACAGATTATTCGACCGACAGGTTTGTTAGATCCATTAATTGAAATTCGACCAATTATGGGACAAATGGATGATTTGGTCGGTGAGATTAATTTGCGCATCGAACGAAATGAGCGAGTCTTTGTAACTACTTTAACTAAAAAGATGGCTGAAGATCTTACTGATTACTTAAAAGAGTTGCAAATTAAAGTTGCTTACTTACATTCAGATGTTAAAACGTTGGAAAGAACTAAAATTGTACGTGATTTGCGACTTGGCAAGTACGATGTTTTAGTCGGAATCAATTTGTTGCGTGAAGGAATAGATGTCCCAGAAGTCTCATTAGTAGCAATTTTGGATGCAGATAAAGAAGGATTTTTACGAAGTGAACGTTCATTAGTTCAGACAATTGGACGGGCTGCTCGAAATGAGAATGGTAAAGTAATTATGTATGCGGACGCGATCACTGATTCAATGCAAGCAGCGATTGATGAAACAAAAAGGCGTCGGACAATTCAAAAAGCCTATAATGAGAAACATCAAATTATTCCACATACGATTAAAAAGAAAATTCGTGATTTAATTTCCATTACTAAACCAATTAAGCAGCACGAAAAGGCCAGCTTTACTGAAACAGAGTTCGCAGATATGACCAAAGCAGAGCAAAAGCAAATGTTAGCCGATTTGACTGAGCAGATGCGTGCGGCAGCTAAAAAACTTGATTTTGAAGCTGCAGCGGCTTTACGTGATACTATTTTAGACTTAAAAAGTCAATCGGATAGTTAG
- a CDS encoding S-ribosylhomocysteine lyase, producing MAKVESFTLDHTAVKAPYVRLITVEEGPKGDKISNYDLRLVQPNENAIPTGGLHTIEHMLAGYLRDQIPEVIDCSPFGCRTGFHLITWGEHDTATVAKALKWSLEQITQASWEDVQGTDIKSCGNYRDHSLFSAKEWAKKILAEGISSDPFERHVVE from the coding sequence ATGGCAAAAGTCGAAAGTTTTACTTTAGATCATACAGCTGTTAAAGCACCCTATGTCCGGTTAATTACAGTTGAAGAAGGTCCTAAAGGAGATAAAATTTCTAATTACGATTTGCGACTAGTTCAGCCGAATGAAAATGCAATCCCTACTGGTGGATTGCATACGATTGAACATATGTTGGCTGGTTATTTACGGGATCAGATTCCTGAAGTAATTGACTGTTCTCCATTTGGATGCCGAACAGGGTTTCATTTAATCACTTGGGGTGAACATGATACAGCGACAGTTGCAAAAGCATTAAAATGGTCATTGGAACAAATTACGCAAGCTTCATGGGAAGATGTTCAAGGAACAGATATTAAGAGCTGTGGTAATTATCGTGATCATTCTTTATTTTCAGCTAAGGAATGGGCCAAAAAAATTTTGGCTGAGGGAATTTCTTCGGATCCATTTGAACGTCATGTGGTTGAATGA
- the rapZ gene encoding RNase adapter RapZ, which yields MDKTIQLVVITGMSGAGKTVAVQSFEDLGYFCIDNMPPTLLPKFWELVRESGKVNKVALVIDLRSRAFYDEIIEMLRNLGNENTINGKILFLDASNEELVARYKETRRSHPLAMDGRLMDGIILERDLLSEIKARAQLVVDTSKLTPRQLREEIFHNFETSESAPFHIEVLSFGFKYGLPIDADIVMDVRFLPNPYYVPELKKKTGLDQPVYDYVMNSQKTAKFYQLFMQMLQEIIPGYQAEGKSSVTIAIGCTGGQHRSVAIAERIAQELKQNYPVSVAHRDVSRRKETVNRS from the coding sequence ATGGATAAAACAATTCAATTAGTTGTAATTACCGGAATGAGTGGAGCGGGAAAAACGGTTGCAGTCCAAAGCTTTGAAGATTTGGGATACTTTTGTATTGATAATATGCCACCAACATTGCTGCCTAAATTTTGGGAATTAGTTCGTGAATCTGGTAAAGTTAATAAAGTAGCTTTAGTAATTGATTTGCGCTCACGAGCATTTTACGATGAAATTATTGAGATGCTGCGCAACTTAGGAAACGAAAATACAATTAATGGCAAAATTTTATTTTTAGATGCTTCAAATGAAGAATTAGTAGCTCGCTACAAAGAAACTCGCCGTTCTCATCCACTGGCGATGGATGGTCGTTTAATGGACGGAATTATATTAGAGCGTGATCTGCTAAGTGAAATTAAAGCACGAGCTCAACTGGTTGTTGATACGAGCAAATTAACTCCACGACAATTGCGTGAAGAAATTTTTCATAATTTTGAAACTAGTGAATCAGCTCCATTTCACATTGAAGTTTTGTCATTCGGATTTAAATATGGATTGCCGATTGATGCCGATATTGTAATGGATGTCCGCTTTTTGCCAAACCCGTATTATGTACCCGAATTGAAAAAAAAGACTGGTTTAGATCAACCAGTTTATGATTATGTAATGAATTCTCAAAAAACAGCCAAGTTTTATCAACTTTTTATGCAGATGTTGCAGGAAATTATTCCTGGTTATCAGGCTGAAGGCAAATCAAGTGTGACAATTGCAATTGGTTGTACTGGCGGACAGCATCGGTCGGTTGCTATAGCGGAAAGAATCGCTCAAGAGTTAAAGCAGAATTATCCAGTTAGTGTAGCTCATCGGGATGTCAGCCGGAGAAAGGAGACAGTTAATCGCTCATGA
- the uvrA gene encoding excinuclease ABC subunit UvrA, whose protein sequence is MAQDKIIIHGARAHNLKNIDVTIPKNKLVVITGLSGSGKSSLAFDTLYAEGQRRYVESLSAYARQFLGQMDKPDVDSIDGLSPAISIDQKTTSKNPRSTVGTVTEINDYLRLLWARVGTPICPNDGHLITSQSPQQIAERILQLPERSKIQILAPLVREKKGQQKKILAKIKQTGFVRVRVDGTTYDLDQVPELDKNKKHSLAVVVDRLIIKPQIRSRLFDSLEAALNLADGYVSVDVIDADMLQFSEKFACPYCGFTIGELEPRLFSFNAPFGACPDCDGIGIKLEVDRDLVIPDPQKTLAEGAIEPWNPISSKYYPTLLEQMCHAFKIPLDVPFAKLSIQQQNLILFGDATRTFHFHYESDFGGVRDVETPFEGVIPNIDRRYHETNSDFTRDVMRKYMTSLTCQTCHGYRLNKKALAVKIAAKHIGEVSDFNIEHALTFFKSLKFNQQQSKIARPILKEIIDRLTFLVNVGLAYLTLSRSARTLSGGEAQRIRLATQIGSNLSGVLYILDEPSIGLHQRDNDRLIASLKQMRDLGNTLIVVEHDEDTMRAADYLIDIGPGAGNNGGQVMAAGTPKQVARSTKSLTGQYLAGKRFIPLPAKRRSGNGDFIKLMGAAANNLKQIDVQFPLGTLIAVTGVSGSGKSTLVNLILKRALAQKLNGNSVKPGKYRKITGIEKLEKVIDIDQTPIGRTPRSNPATYTSVFDDIRGLFAQTNTAKLRGYNKGRFSFNVKGGRCEACRGDGIIKIEMNFLPDVYVPCEVCHGTRYNSETLEIEYKGKNIAQVLDMTVTEALDFFAPIPKIKRKLQTIVDVGLGYVKLGQPATTLSGGEAQRMKLAAELHRKSNGKSFYILDEPTTGLHSEDIRRLLEVLERLVDKGNTVLVIEHNLDVIKTADYLIDLGPEGGDGGGKVVATGTPEKIAENPASYTGQYLAKMLQKTPNLAVK, encoded by the coding sequence GTGGCGCAAGATAAAATTATTATTCATGGTGCGCGAGCACATAATTTAAAGAATATTGATGTCACCATTCCAAAAAACAAATTAGTTGTGATTACTGGGTTATCCGGTTCAGGTAAAAGTTCGCTGGCTTTTGATACACTATATGCTGAAGGCCAACGACGTTATGTCGAAAGTCTATCAGCCTATGCACGACAATTTCTAGGTCAAATGGATAAACCAGATGTTGATTCAATTGATGGCCTTTCTCCAGCAATCTCAATTGATCAGAAAACGACTTCTAAAAATCCACGTTCAACAGTTGGAACGGTTACCGAAATTAATGATTATTTAAGGTTGCTTTGGGCTCGTGTTGGAACGCCAATTTGTCCCAACGATGGTCATTTGATTACTAGTCAGTCACCACAACAGATAGCGGAACGAATTTTACAACTACCAGAACGTAGTAAGATTCAGATTTTAGCTCCACTTGTTCGTGAAAAGAAGGGCCAGCAAAAGAAAATTTTAGCCAAAATTAAACAGACTGGTTTTGTCAGGGTAAGAGTTGATGGCACAACGTATGATTTGGACCAAGTTCCAGAGCTGGATAAGAATAAAAAACATTCACTAGCAGTAGTGGTGGATCGTCTGATTATTAAGCCGCAAATCAGATCGCGCTTGTTTGATTCATTGGAAGCAGCTTTAAATTTGGCAGATGGTTATGTCAGTGTTGATGTTATTGATGCTGACATGTTGCAATTTTCTGAGAAGTTCGCTTGCCCTTACTGTGGTTTTACGATTGGTGAGTTAGAGCCACGATTGTTTTCTTTTAATGCACCATTTGGCGCTTGTCCTGATTGTGACGGAATTGGAATTAAACTTGAAGTTGACCGTGATTTAGTAATTCCTGATCCGCAAAAAACGTTGGCTGAGGGTGCAATCGAGCCTTGGAACCCAATTAGTTCAAAGTATTACCCAACGCTACTAGAACAAATGTGTCACGCTTTCAAAATTCCACTAGATGTGCCATTTGCTAAATTATCGATCCAACAACAAAACTTAATTTTATTTGGTGATGCCACCCGAACTTTTCATTTTCATTATGAGAGTGATTTTGGTGGTGTCCGTGATGTTGAAACACCTTTTGAAGGGGTAATTCCCAATATTGATCGGCGTTACCATGAAACCAACAGTGATTTTACCCGAGATGTGATGCGTAAGTACATGACCAGCTTAACTTGCCAGACTTGTCATGGATATCGTTTAAACAAAAAAGCTTTAGCAGTAAAGATTGCTGCCAAGCATATCGGTGAGGTTTCTGACTTTAATATTGAACATGCGTTGACTTTCTTTAAATCATTGAAGTTTAATCAACAACAAAGTAAAATTGCTCGTCCAATCTTAAAAGAAATAATTGATCGATTAACTTTTCTTGTAAATGTTGGTTTAGCTTACTTGACTTTAAGTCGTTCCGCTAGAACCCTTTCAGGTGGTGAAGCCCAGCGGATTCGTCTGGCAACCCAAATTGGCTCAAATTTATCTGGTGTTCTTTATATTTTAGATGAGCCTTCAATTGGTTTACACCAAAGAGATAACGATCGTTTAATTGCTTCACTGAAACAAATGCGTGATCTGGGGAACACTTTAATCGTGGTTGAACATGATGAAGATACAATGCGTGCAGCTGATTATTTGATTGATATTGGTCCTGGAGCAGGTAATAATGGTGGTCAAGTGATGGCTGCGGGAACTCCAAAACAAGTCGCTCGTTCAACTAAATCACTGACTGGACAGTATTTAGCTGGCAAACGTTTTATCCCGCTGCCAGCCAAGCGAAGATCTGGAAATGGTGATTTTATTAAATTAATGGGCGCTGCAGCAAACAACTTAAAGCAAATTGATGTTCAGTTTCCCTTAGGAACGTTAATTGCAGTTACTGGTGTTTCAGGTTCCGGAAAATCGACTTTAGTTAACTTGATTTTAAAACGTGCCCTAGCACAAAAATTGAATGGCAACTCGGTCAAACCGGGAAAGTACCGGAAAATCACGGGCATTGAAAAACTTGAAAAAGTAATCGACATTGATCAGACACCGATTGGCCGAACTCCGCGCAGCAATCCAGCAACTTATACGAGTGTTTTTGATGATATTCGTGGTTTGTTTGCGCAAACTAATACAGCCAAGTTGCGAGGATATAATAAGGGAAGATTCAGTTTTAATGTTAAGGGTGGACGTTGTGAGGCATGTCGTGGCGATGGAATTATCAAAATTGAGATGAACTTTTTGCCAGATGTTTATGTTCCCTGTGAGGTTTGTCATGGAACTCGCTATAATTCTGAAACATTGGAAATTGAATATAAGGGAAAAAACATTGCACAAGTGCTGGATATGACGGTTACTGAAGCATTGGACTTTTTTGCACCAATTCCAAAAATTAAACGAAAATTACAGACAATTGTTGATGTTGGTCTGGGTTATGTTAAGTTAGGACAGCCAGCAACCACTCTTTCAGGTGGTGAAGCTCAGCGAATGAAACTAGCAGCTGAATTACATCGCAAATCAAATGGTAAGAGTTTTTATATTCTGGACGAACCGACAACTGGATTACACAGCGAGGATATTCGTCGTTTATTAGAAGTTTTAGAACGGTTAGTCGACAAGGGGAACACAGTTTTAGTAATCGAGCATAATTTGGATGTTATAAAGACGGCTGATTACTTAATTGATCTTGGTCCAGAAGGCGGCGATGGTGGTGGAAAAGTAGTTGCAACTGGGACTCCAGAAAAGATTGCTGAGAACCCAGCTAGTTATACCGGCCAATATTTAGCAAAGATGTTGCAAAAAACACCAAATTTAGCAGTAAAATAA
- the whiA gene encoding DNA-binding protein WhiA translates to MSYASDVKKELTTLEVHQANAKAELMALIRLNGSLNLANHRFILNIQSENPAIARRIYQLLKKFYAIDGELLVRRKMKLKKNNLYIVRLKKGTENVLTDLGIFDGTSLQRTSAIKLLKSDSQVRSYLRGAFLAAGSVNNPETSRYHLEIYSLYEDQNTMICQLMNRYQLNARKTQRRSGYITYLKEAEKIADFLSLIGATSAMLKFEDIRIVRDMRNSVNRIVNCENANLNKIADASNHQLENIKYLDQQIGLEHLPLKLQEIAYARLSHPEISLKELGDVVPNGPISKSGVNHRLRKLNEYAEKIRAGFDIIK, encoded by the coding sequence GTGTCTTATGCAAGTGATGTAAAAAAAGAATTGACAACTTTAGAAGTTCATCAAGCAAATGCTAAGGCAGAATTGATGGCGTTAATTCGTTTAAACGGTTCGCTAAATTTGGCAAATCATCGCTTCATTTTGAATATTCAATCAGAAAACCCAGCAATCGCTCGCCGAATTTATCAACTGCTGAAAAAGTTTTATGCGATCGATGGCGAATTATTGGTTCGACGTAAGATGAAGTTGAAAAAGAATAATTTGTACATTGTTCGTTTGAAAAAAGGAACAGAAAATGTCTTAACTGATTTGGGGATTTTTGATGGTACAAGTTTGCAACGAACAAGTGCAATTAAATTGCTTAAATCTGATAGTCAAGTCCGCTCATATTTACGAGGAGCTTTTCTGGCTGCTGGATCGGTTAATAATCCAGAAACTAGCCGCTATCATTTGGAAATTTATTCCCTATACGAAGACCAAAATACGATGATTTGTCAATTGATGAATCGCTATCAATTGAATGCGCGTAAAACACAGCGTCGAAGTGGGTATATTACTTATTTGAAAGAAGCAGAAAAAATTGCTGATTTTTTATCTTTAATTGGCGCAACAAGTGCAATGTTAAAATTTGAAGATATTCGAATCGTTCGTGATATGCGGAATTCCGTCAATCGAATCGTGAACTGCGAAAATGCTAATTTAAATAAAATTGCTGATGCTTCTAATCATCAATTAGAGAATATCAAATATTTGGATCAGCAAATTGGTCTTGAACATCTTCCGCTTAAATTGCAGGAAATTGCGTATGCACGTTTAAGCCATCCAGAAATTTCATTAAAGGAATTGGGTGATGTTGTTCCCAATGGACCAATCTCCAAATCCGGAGTTAATCATCGTTTGCGTAAACTTAATGAATATGCTGAAAAAATTCGCGCTGGTTTTGATATTATTAAGTAA
- a CDS encoding nicotinate phosphoribosyltransferase: protein METRNLTLLLDFYELTMANGFLQENPEKIGYFDLYFRKVPDQGGVVIYTGLAQVIKYLSNLNFSDSDIEYLRDLETFDDEFLSYLKNFEFKCDVWSMKEGTPAFPNEPLLTVRGPILQVQLLETMLLNIVNHESLIATKARRVCMVAHGRPVMEFGSRRAQGADAATYGARAAVIGGCSGTANVLSAKQFGLKPLGTMAHSWVQSFESEEAAFAAWMRVYPHNCLLLVDTYDVLKSGVPHAIEIFKQLKSQGITGPFGIRIDSGDITYLTKQARKMLDQAGFSEAKITISNALDEDVIQNVLEEGAQVDSFGVGEKLITAASDPVLSGVYKLVAIQEADQLIPKIKLSNTVEKTTIPGFKHPYRMYDEHGKARGDLLLLASEKIRQNSTIYNSDPNKTIQTRRLKKWQLKPLHQQIYAEGKLIYQQPATLAVKHYSKEKINELPEACLRLKNPDTYDVFWSKQVRQLRTKMINEFTK, encoded by the coding sequence ATGGAAACGCGAAATTTAACGCTATTGTTGGATTTTTATGAATTAACAATGGCAAACGGATTTTTGCAAGAAAATCCGGAAAAAATTGGTTACTTTGATTTATATTTTAGGAAGGTTCCGGATCAAGGCGGTGTAGTCATATATACCGGGCTAGCTCAAGTTATTAAGTATTTAAGTAATTTGAATTTTAGTGATTCAGATATTGAATACTTACGCGACTTGGAAACTTTTGATGATGAATTTTTAAGTTATTTGAAAAATTTTGAATTCAAGTGTGATGTATGGTCAATGAAAGAAGGGACGCCCGCTTTCCCAAACGAGCCTTTGCTTACAGTTAGGGGGCCAATTTTGCAAGTTCAATTGCTTGAGACAATGTTGTTGAATATTGTTAACCATGAATCATTAATTGCAACTAAAGCGCGTCGTGTTTGTATGGTTGCTCATGGAAGACCGGTAATGGAATTTGGTTCACGTCGGGCTCAAGGTGCTGATGCGGCAACTTATGGTGCCAGAGCGGCAGTAATTGGGGGATGTTCAGGAACTGCCAATGTCTTAAGCGCTAAACAATTTGGATTAAAACCGCTAGGAACGATGGCTCATAGCTGGGTTCAATCATTTGAAAGTGAAGAAGCAGCTTTTGCAGCTTGGATGCGAGTTTACCCACACAATTGTTTGTTGTTGGTTGACACCTATGATGTTTTAAAATCTGGAGTACCACATGCAATTGAAATTTTTAAACAATTAAAATCACAAGGAATTACAGGCCCATTTGGGATCCGCATTGATTCTGGTGATATTACTTATCTGACTAAACAAGCTCGGAAAATGTTGGATCAGGCTGGCTTCTCTGAGGCAAAAATCACAATTTCAAATGCTCTAGATGAAGATGTTATTCAAAATGTTTTAGAAGAAGGAGCCCAAGTTGATAGTTTCGGAGTAGGTGAAAAATTAATTACAGCTGCCTCTGATCCAGTTTTAAGTGGGGTATATAAGCTGGTTGCAATTCAAGAAGCTGACCAGTTAATTCCTAAAATTAAATTGAGTAATACGGTTGAGAAAACTACGATTCCCGGTTTTAAACATCCATATCGAATGTATGACGAACATGGCAAAGCGCGGGGGGATCTTTTGTTACTGGCTTCGGAAAAAATTCGTCAAAATAGTACAATTTATAATTCCGATCCAAATAAAACGATTCAAACCCGACGTTTAAAAAAATGGCAGCTAAAGCCACTCCATCAACAAATTTACGCGGAAGGAAAATTGATTTATCAACAACCGGCAACTTTAGCCGTAAAACATTATTCAAAAGAAAAAATCAATGAACTTCCCGAAGCTTGTTTACGCCTGAAAAATCCCGATACTTATGATGTTTTTTGGTCAAAGCAAGTGCGCCAACTAAGAACTAAAATGATTAATGAATTTACCAAGTAA
- the clpP gene encoding ATP-dependent Clp endopeptidase proteolytic subunit ClpP yields MNLVPTVIEQSSGGERAYDIYSRLLKDRIIMLSGEVNDDMANAIIAQLLFLDAQDSEKDIYIYINSPGGSVSAGLAIYDTMNFVNSDVQTIVMGMAASMASVLSTAGTKGKRFALPNSEIMIHQPLGGAQGQATDINIAAEHILKTRKLINKILADGSGQDIEVINRDTERDNFMTAQQAVDYGLIDGIMTNKKNLK; encoded by the coding sequence ATGAACCTAGTTCCTACAGTTATTGAGCAATCTTCAGGCGGCGAACGTGCCTATGATATTTATTCAAGATTGCTTAAGGATCGAATTATTATGCTTTCAGGAGAAGTTAATGATGATATGGCAAATGCGATTATTGCTCAACTGCTTTTCTTGGATGCACAAGATTCAGAAAAAGATATTTACATTTATATTAATTCCCCAGGTGGAAGTGTTTCCGCGGGTTTAGCAATTTATGACACGATGAACTTTGTAAATTCAGATGTTCAGACAATTGTCATGGGAATGGCGGCTTCGATGGCTAGTGTGCTATCAACAGCTGGAACAAAGGGGAAACGCTTTGCTTTGCCAAACTCTGAAATTATGATTCATCAACCTCTTGGTGGAGCACAGGGTCAAGCTACAGATATCAATATTGCTGCAGAACATATCTTGAAGACTCGAAAGCTGATTAATAAAATTTTAGCAGATGGGTCGGGTCAAGATATTGAAGTTATTAATCGTGATACTGAACGTGATAATTTCATGACTGCGCAACAGGCAGTTGATTATGGTTTGATTGACGGAATTATGACTAATAAAAAGAATCTGAAATAA